The Limanda limanda chromosome 13, fLimLim1.1, whole genome shotgun sequence genome has a window encoding:
- the LOC133018537 gene encoding tripartite motif-containing protein 16-like, protein MAQQENKLDGERFCCPICLDLLKDPVTTVCGHSYCKSCINTHWDKEEERGSYSCPQCRQTFTPRPVLGKNTMLADLVEELKKTGLQAAPADHCYAGPEDVACDVCTGRKRKSLKSCLNCLASYCENHIQPHLQSAALKKHKLVEPSEKLHENICSRHDKVMEMFCCTDQQCICYLCSVEEHKGHDTVSAAAERTERQRELGLRRQTIQQRVQDTEKDVKLLQQEEEALNASADKAVEDSGEIFTEMIRLLEKRRSYVEQQIRSQQETEVSRVRELQERLEQEITELKRKDHELKQLSDTEDHNQFLHNYPSLAPLSESTHSSSFSIRPLRYFEDVTAAVSEVRGRLQDILSETETEILQIVSQVDVLLPQPEPETRADFLKYSQEITLDPNTVNRQLLLSERHRKVTWMSRQQPYSDHRDRFTGCCQVLSRKSLTGRCYWEVEMKVGVGAVRVAVTYKNIRRAGSIDECRFGFNDKSWMLYSDGNSYDFYYNSIKTPVSGPVSSRVGVYLDHSAGVLSFYSVSDTMTLLHRVQTTFTQPLYAGVRVSSGSIAEFCKLK, encoded by the coding sequence atggcgcagcaagaaaataaactggacggagaaagattctgctgtccgatctgtctggatctactgaaggatccggtgactactgtctgtggacacagctactgtaagagctgtattaacacccactgggacaaagaggaggagagaggaagctacagctgtcctcagtgtagacagaccttcacaccgaggcctgtcctggggaaaaacaccatgttagctgatttagtggaggagctgaagaagactggactccaagctgctcctgctgatcactgctatgctggacctgaagatgtggcctgtgatgtctgcactgggagaaaacggaaatctctcaagtcctgtttgaattgtttggcctcttattgtgagaaTCAcatccagcctcatcttcagtcagctgcattgaagaagcacaagctggtggagccctcggagaagctccatgagaacatctgctctcgtcacgataaggtgatggagatgttctgctgcactgatcagcagtgtatctgttatctctgctctgtggaggaacataaaggccacgacacagtgtcagctgcagcagaaaggactgagaggcagagagagctcgggctgaggagacaaacaatccagcagagagtccaggacacagagaaagacgtgaagctgcttcaacaggaggaggaggccctcaatgcctctgctgataaagcagtggaggacagtggggagatcttcactgagatgatccgtctgctggagaaaagaaggtcttatgtggagcagcagatcagatcccagcaagaaactgaagtgagtcgagtcagagagcttcaggagagactggagcaggagatcactgagctgaagaggaaagaccatgaactgaagcagctctcagacacagaggatcacaaccagtttctacacaactacccctcactggcaccactcagtgaatctacacactcatccagcttcagcatccgtcctctgaggtactttgaggacgtgacagcagctgtgtcagaggtcagaggtcgactacaggacattctgagtgagacagagacagagattttacagattgtgtctcaagtggatgttttactgccacaaccagagccagagaccagagctgacttcttaaaatattcacaggaaatcacactggatccaaacacagtaaacagacagctgttattatctgagagacacagaaaagtaacatggatGAGTAGACAACAGCCTTATTCTGATCACCgagacagattcactggttgttgtcaggtcctgagtagaaagagtctgactggacgttgttactgggaggtggagatgaaggTGGGGGTGGGAGCAGTtcgtgtagcagtcacatacaagaatatcagaagagcagGAAGCATAGATGAATGtagatttggattcaatgataaatcttggatgTTATATTCTGATGGAAACAGTTatgacttttattacaacagcatcaagactccagtgtcaggtcctgtgtcctccagagtaggagtgtacctggatcacagtgcaggtgttctgtccttctacagcgtctctgacaccatgactctcctccacagagtccagaccacattcactcagcctctctatgctggagttagggttaGTTCTGGATCCAttgctgagttctgtaaactcaaatag
- the LOC133018175 gene encoding transmembrane protein 71-like gives NLGTVTFSSQQHRVFRRRRRPRSSLARLLSDVTESCQSWLGEKVFRGVFGTGPNQNRDQDREDERGPDWATSSQQVLGPDESSWVGLGSTELEESRGFTYDPTEIQSCPDKVSPPPRLLIQEEICSEICQSKEQFTQSLGGLSEVPPTSALFTNACCCQASPEHAGLTMKAFLLLLFSVFIFSTLYSRCLWWSATVTSTVFMTITTFMFLTKSGPMGEWRRAKTEDITSRNE, from the exons AACCTGGGAACGGTCACATTCAGCTCACAACAGCACAG GGTTTTCCGCCGTAGACGGAGGCCTCGCAGCTCGCTGGCCCGCCTCCTCAGTGACGTCACAGAGAGCTGCCAGTCGTGGCTGGGTGAGAAAGTCTTCAGAGGCGTCTTCGGGACGGGACCAAACCAGAaccgggaccaggaccgagAAGACGAGCGAGGTCCCGACTGGGCCACGAGCAGCCAGCAGGTCCTGGGGCCGGACGAGTCCTCCTGGGTCGGGTTGGGCAGCACCGAGCTGGAAGAGAGCCGCGGCTTCACTTACG ACCCGACAGAGATCCAATCCTGTCCCGACAAAGTGTCTCCGCCCCCGAGGCTGCTCATCCAGGAGGAGATTTGCTCTGAGATCTGTCAATCAAAGGAGCAGTTCACCCAGTCATTGGGTGGACTGTCAGAGGTCCCGCCCACTTCTGCTCTTTTCACCAATGCCTGCTGCTGTCAGGCGTCACCTGAGCACGCGG GGTTAACGATGAAggcctttctcctcctcctcttctccgtcTTCATCTTCTCAACTCTTTACTCGAG GTGTTTGTGGTGGAGCGCGACTGTTACTTCAACTGTGTTCATGACGATCACAACTTTTATGT tccTGACGAAGTCGGGGCCGATGGGCGAGTGGAGGAGGGCGAAGACGGAG GACATCACATCCAGAAATGAGTAA
- the LOC133018538 gene encoding tripartite motif-containing protein 16-like, which translates to MEQQENKLDGERFSCSICLDLLKDPVTTVCGHSYCKSCINTHWDKEEQRGSYSCPQCRQTFTPRPVLGKNTMLADLVEELKKTGLQAAPADHCSAGPEDVACDVCTGRKRKALKSCLNCLASYCENHIQPHLQSAALKKHKLVEPSEKLHENICSRHDKVMEMFCRTDQQCICYLCSVEEHKDHDTVSAAAERTERQRELGLRRQTIQQRVQDREKDVKLLQQEEEAVNASADKAVEDSEEIFTEMIRLLEKRSSDVEQQIRSQQETEVSRVRELQERLEQEITELKRKDQELKQLSDTEDHNQFLHNYPSLSPLSESTHSSSFSIRPLRYFEDVTAAVSEVRGRLQDILSETRTKILQIVSQVDVLLRQPEPETRADFLKYSQEITLDPNTVNRQLLLSEGNRKVTWMSRQQPYSNHRDRFTGCCQVLSRKSLTGRCYWEVEMKVGVGAVRVAVTYKNISRAGSIDECRFGFNDKSWMLYSNGNSYNFYYNSIETPVSSPVFSRVGVYLDHRAGVLSFYSVSDTMTLLHRVQTTFTQPLYAGVRVSSGSIAEFCKLK; encoded by the coding sequence atggagcagcaagaaaacaaactggacggagaaagattctcctgttcgatctgtctggatctactgaaggatccggtgactactgtctgtggacacagctactgtaagagctgtattaacacccactgggacaaagaggagcagagaggaagctacagctgtcctcagtgtagacagaccttcacaccgaggcctgtcctggggaaaaacaccatgttagctgatttagtggaggagctgaagaagactggactccaagctgctcctgctgatcactgctctgctggacctgaagatgtggcctgtgatgtctgcactgggagaaaacggaaagctctcaagtcctgtttgaattgtttggcctcttattgtgagaaTCAcatccagcctcatcttcagtcagctgcattgaagaagcacaagctggtggagccctcggagaagctccatgagaacatctgctctcgtcacgataaggtgatggagatgttctgccgcactgatcagcagtgtatctgttatctctgctctgtggaggaacataaagaccacgacacagtgtcagctgcagcagaaaggactgagaggcagagagagctcgggctgaggagacaaacaatccagcagagagtccaggacagagagaaagacgtgaagctgcttcaacaggaggaggaggccgtcaatgcctctgctgataaagcagtggaggacagtgaggagatcttcactgagatgatccgtctgctggagaaaagaagctctgatgtggagcagcagatcagatcccagcaggaaactgaagtgagtcgagtcagagagcttcaggagagactggagcaggagatcactgagctgaagaggaaagaccaggaactgaagcagctctcagacacagaggatcacaaccagtttctacacaactacccctcactgtcaccactcagtgaatctacacactcatccagcttcagcatccgtcctctgaggtactttgaggacgtgacagcagctgtgtcagaggtcagaggtcgactacaggacattctgagtgagacaaggacaaagattttacagattgtgtctcaagtggatgttttactgcgacaaccagagccagagaccagagctgacttcttaaaatattcacaggaaatcacactggatccaaacacagtaaacagacagctgttattatctgagggaaacagaaaagtaacatggatGAGTAGACAACAGCCTTATTCTAATCACCgagacagattcactggttgttgtcaggtcctgagtagaaagagtctgactggacgttgttactgggaggtggagatgaaggTGGGGGTGGGAGCAGTtcgtgtagcagtcacatacaagaatatcagcagagcaggaagcaTAGATGAATGtagatttggattcaatgataaatcttggatgTTATATTCTAatggaaacagttataacttttattacaacagcatcgaGACTCCAGTGTCAAGTCCTGTGttctccagagtaggagtgtacctggatcacagagcaggtgttctgtccttctacagcgtatctgacaccatgactctcctccacagagtccagaccacattcactcagcctctctatgctggagttagggttaGTTCAGGATCCAttgctgagttctgtaaactcaaatag
- the LOC133018176 gene encoding tripartite motif-containing protein 16-like yields MAQQENHLDRETFCCSICLDLLKDPVTTVCGHSYCKSCINTHWDKEEERGSYSCPQCRQTFTPRPVLGKNTMLADLVEELKKTGLQAAPADHCYAGPEDVACDVCTGRKRKSLKSCLDCLASYCEKHLQPHLLSAALKKHKLVEPSEKLQENICSRHDEVMKMFCRTDQQCICYLCSVEEHKDHDTVSAAAERTERQRELGLRRQTIQQRVQDTEKDVKLLQQEEEAINDSADKAVEDSEEIFTEMIRLLEKRSSDVEQQIRSQQETEVSRVRELQERLEQEITELKRKDHELKQLSDTEDHNQFLHNYPSLSPLSGSTHSSSFRIRPLRYFEDVTAAVSQVRGLLQDILSETRTEILQIVSQVDVLLRQPEPETRADFLKYSQEITLDPNTAHTYLLLSEGNREVKRMSEDQSYSNHPDRFTDWCQVLSRESLTGRCYWEVEVGGRGGVCVAVTYKNISRAGRSHECLFGFNDKSWSLSCNRNSYIFYYNSIMTPVSGPWPSRVGVYLDHRAGVLSFYSVSDTMTLLHRVQTTFTQPLYAGVTGYYDESTAEFCK; encoded by the coding sequence atggcgcagcaagaaaatcacctggacagagaaacgttctgctgttcgatctgtctggatctactgaaggatccggtgactactgtctgtggacacagctactgtaagagctgtattaacacccactgggacaaagaggaggagagaggaagctacagctgtcctcagtgtagacagaccttcacaccgaggcctgtcctggggaaaaacaccatgttagctgatttagtggaggagctgaagaagactggactccaagctgctcctgctgatcactgctatgctggacctgaagatgtggcctgtgatgtctgcactgggagaaaacggaaatctctcaagtcctgtttggattgtttggcctcttattgtgagaaacacctccagccCCATCTTCtgtcagctgcattgaagaagcacaagctggtggagccctcggagaagctccaggagaacatctgctctcgtcacgacgaggtgatgaagatgttctgccgcactgatcagcagtgtatctgttatctctgctctgtggaggaacataaagaccacgacacagtgtcagctgcagcagaaaggactgagaggcagagagaactcgggctgaggagacaaacaatccagcagagagtccaggacacagagaaagacgtgaagctgcttcaacaggaggaggaggccatcaatgattctgctgataaagcagtggaggacagtgaggagatcttcactgagatgatccgtctgctggagaagagaagctctgatgtggagcagcagatcagatcccagcaggaaactgaagtgagtcgagtcagagagcttcaggagagactggagcaggagatcactgagctgaagaggaaagaccatgaactgaagcagctctcagacacagaggatcacaaccagtttctacacaactacccctcactgtcaccactcagtggatctacacactcatccagcttcaggatccgtcctctgaggtactttgaggacgtgacagcagctgtgtcacaggtcagaggtctactacaggacattctgagtgagacaaggacagagattttacagattgtgtctcaagtggatgttttacttcgacaaccagagccagagaccagagctgacttcttaaaatattcacaggaaatcacactggatccaaacacagcacacacatatctgttattatctgagggaaacagagaagTAAAACGTATGAgtgaagatcagtcttattctaatcacccagacagattcactgattggtgtcaggtcctgagtagagagagtctgactggacgttgttactgggaggtggaggtgggggggagaggaggagtttgtgtagcagtcacatacaagaatatcagcagagcaggacgttcacatgaatgtttatttggattcaatgataaatcttggtcattatcttgTAATAGAAACAGTTAtatcttttattacaacagcatcatgactccagtgtcaggtccttggccctccagagtaggagtgtacctggatcacagagcaggtgttctgtccttctacagcgtctctgacaccatgactctcctgcacagagtccagaccacattcactcagcctctctatgctggagttacgGGTTATTATGAtgaatccacagctgagttctgtaaa